Genomic segment of Danio aesculapii chromosome 25, fDanAes4.1, whole genome shotgun sequence:
AgttgcatgcatatatatatatatatatatatatatatatatatatatatatatatatatatatatatatatatatatatatatatatatatatatatatatatattttttttttttaactattgaatgaatattattcattcattttcttttcggcttagtccctttaataatttggggtttccacagcggaatgaaccgccaacttatccagcatatgtaattaatgtcacttttagctgtatagaatgtcttgaaaaacatttagtaaatattatttactgtcatcatggcaaaaaaataagttattaaaactattttgtttagaaatgtgtagaaaaaatttTTACttcgtaaaacagaaattggggaaaaaaataaacagggggctgataattctcacttgaactgtatatattatatatataatgctaGTGTTCAGTGACAagattcattcagaaataatTCTGTTATGCTAAACATTATACAATACATTTCAGGAATCATTGCATACAGCTTGatcaacttattaaaataagttaaagtaacaaaatattgttgactttttgtcatataatttttacagtgtgtataataaactaaaacatgtaataatataacaaatactattaaaacaaataagttaattttttaaatgtatatttttacacaattcaaatgtgttaaaatcaatcaataaaaaaagtatttcttAAAAAGTATAATTACAGTTTACAATAATAAACTTCATTCATATTAATAGGTTTAGGACATgcttaaataaactgaataaattacTTCCACTATTTATAACAGAaactcatttatatttataaatataaaaactaatatgcactgaatatataatatacaggCCTAATatacacgcacgcgcacacacacacacacacacacacacgcacgcacacgcacgcacacacacacacacacacacacacacacacacacacacacacacacacacacacacacacacacacacacatatatatatatatatatatatatatatatatatatatatatatatatatatatatatatatatatatatatatatatatatatatatatatatgtatatatattattaattaataatatatattaataatatataattaatatccATAATATCCATCTCGTCTGGTGCATATATTAGTCATTttgggatttattattattatttaatattttatgtttaaacaaATTAGAACAATATTTTCacgccattttttttttaattttttattgcaattttagaacacagaacatacaagggcaataacaacattatattgacataaaaatgaatacaatataaaaataaaataaaaaaaatacaattattcaaaGGCAAAATTAAAGGCTTTAGGATAATGAACAGTTCTTTTTGCTTcggtattttttgtttcttttatcatACATgacctatttctattttaaagtggGTAAAAATAGGTTTCACTGCCCATttaaattcattaataaaaaaaaattccacatataataagcaaattaaaaCTATACCAATATTTGAAGTCGCCTGTATTCTCataaaaaattaaactttttcTTTGAATTGCAATGCAATATTCGTAATCTGCTTAACAAGAAATAAAAGATCACACCAAAACAATTGTGTATAAatacaatcataaaataaatgaacaatactcccttcttttttttttttttttttttttacaatactcCCTTCTTTATCACAACAGAAAGCACATTATAAATCAACATCTTTCTGTCTTTCCCAACATCCAATCAACGCCAAGAAAACCTTCTAGATCCCGCCTCACAAATGCGTCACGATCTCTCTGCGATCATATGACAACACCACAACAAAAATGTCTGCCTGCATTTCAGTCCAGTAAATGTCTAATcgttttatgaataaaataaaagcctGCGTACATTCAAAACCTCCAACATCAGACTGCGACGTTTTAGAAACAAACAAAGTCGGACAAAAACTAGTCAGAAAGCGAATATTTTAGCAAGGAAGCGATTACACTCGTCTCTATCGGTTTATTATAAGCATAACGCAATTAATCTCGTGTTTTGCTCTCGGAAAAGTTCAAATGGAGCCCACAGCTTCGGGAATATTCTGTAACAGGATGCTCAGTATGGTGAACTCTGAGGATGTGAACGCCATCATTCAAGCCCAGAGACATATGTGAGTATCCACATACAGTGaaatgaggtaaagttagttttatacattcaaacattcagactttctccttaatagtataacttcaaaaaaaaagtgtcctctccaaattctaaatagtgaaatcatgttAGCAgttaatgactatcaaagtacaacattgttcacagtcaaataaatagtgctaatgttgttttcaagtcataccaAAGGCCCTTTAAGGCATGCTGTATTCTATGTATTCATGTGTGTTCTACAGTCTtggtcatacttgcatgtgatttcagaccgaatattcaaagtactatggtaaacaatataggaagcatgtcacaagttgaatataaaaccaacgttaCCTAAATTCTAGTGAACTACCTAGACAGGAAgctgttttaaacctgttttgCTGCATGTCCCACAGGCTATAGAggtaagttggttttatattcacacattcattccttTAATGGcccatatattgtttaccacgctaagtTGAATATtgagtctgaaatagcatgcaaagATGACTTCAATACAATATTAGCACTAtgtaattgactgtgaacaatgctgtactttgatagtcctttgctgctaatatgatttagcTATTTGAAATATGCAAAGaatgcttttctgaaattatatcatTAAGCAGAAAGttcgaatgtgcgaatataaaaccaactttacctctatccaCAGGCTGGACCGCTTTGAGAAGACCAATGAGATGCTAATCAACTTCAACGGCCTGTCCAATGTGCGCTTACAGCAGATGAATGAACACTTTCTGATGCACACCAGGACTTTGATAGAGATGAAGAAAGACTTGGACAGCATCTTCAGAAGAATAAGGTGTTGTGTTCGCAAATTAAGACTGAGTTCAGAGATGTTCAGCAATGAGTGTATTATTGGATTTTGCTAGTTTGTCATACTACATGCTATTAAAGTAACTTTTCACAAATTAAACTCAACAAATTAGTTAAGTTTTACATTGTAATTCAGTACACTATTTAAgtgtaaatagaaaatgtataCTAATTTTTACCTGTgcgtaggggagagcggggcacaaagtaacactttttggttttggccaaataatgaacaaacttatggggttagacaaaccatttttttaCCAACAATACACAAGCCtcccctacaaatgagcactggttgtatgatttaactgcctgctctagcAAACGGTTGACCATATATTCActgtttaaataatgactgttcaagtcatttaaagaatgactgttttaaataatagtttacacacacagctttgttggtttacaaaaaaatcaaacaaacataaccctgttgcactactacacttgattttggttttattgttaaaaaaacccgaagaaaacatgttaaatgcgaatctgaaatatttaatggcatacttcaaaaaataaaggggatttattattcagaaatgtttcattttaaatatatttttaaaataaattggtccTACACTTCAtagtttcagatttttcatagtatatgtattaattccggtacttttaccataaaccgacatataaaccatttggtagaggctgatattttagaaatgatgtgTTTTGCAttgatgcattgagtgtgttaactagcgacattagtagttaagaaatgcaatccaaaaccttttttcttggtgggtcagttaaagggttaaataaacaagtaataagTGATCATGCTAAATTGAATcaatattttaagattttattaaaAGAGTATCACTGACAAATTGGTAGCTAACAAAAGGCAAAGTGTAAAgacttaaaattacatttacttagCATTTTTTGCtccactgtgatccttaaataaattcatattattgctgttttaaatatgcaagaaaagattacatttttgtaatatgtGGTAAAAATGTATGATAGACATACTTTTTTGCTCAGAAAAAAGGCTGAATAATGCCTATTATTTTGTGTTTCCTCAGGACATTAAAAGGCAAGGTAGCAAAACAGTATCCAGAGGCCTTTAGCAGTaagtatttatgcattttttttatcggtttttacagtattttgtgcATTACTAGTGTGTGatcaggtggcatggtggctcagtggttaacactgttgcctcacagtatgaaggtctctggttcgagtcccggctgggccagttggcatttctgtgtgaagtttgcatgttctccccgtgtttgtgtgggtttcctccatgtgctcgggtttaccccacagttcaaagacatttgctataggtgaattggatgaactaaattgaccattgTCTATGAGTGTGTTTCTGAATGtgcaagtgtatgtgtgtttcccagtactcagtagcgcctggaagggcatccgctgcataaagcatatgccgAAACAGTTGGctgttcattgcgctgtggcgacctctgatataAAAGGGATTAGGTTCTGGAAGTTTCACATTAATTTTCGTCATAGAaattcattaaaaacattaaagtgTATAAGCAATGAACCAAACTAAAGAAATACATGAAAACCAAAAGGTACTTAAAGGAATAGCtcactcaaaaaaacaaacaaaaaaactttcatttactcaaccttcactggACAAAAACCTAtatgagttcaacagaaaaaggaaactcgaAAGCAGTGAGTGATGAAATCGAAttgtgaaagaaagaaaagatagAGAAATATAAAACTCTTGATTTAAAGTTGTTGCTTGCATCTATAGAAACAAAATATTGTCAATTTTGCAcatttatgcaaatatttattctgagagtgtatagctcatgtctttgggcAGTGCTTTATAGGAGTGAATGGAGCAccatgggtaatgtagttcttctacacagttttgctgtTAAACATGATTGTTTTGAAAATTAGTTAATGTGTACTGATGGGTTTAATAAAAGTATGGTAGGGATGCGCCGATCTCTTAAACCAATCACAAGTGTCTCTTTACGTTTTTACAAGAGGATATATAAGAACTGAAatctttttacatataagaactgaaagGTCTGTGTTTTGAACAATATTGCAATTTCATTAAAAACTGGGTGGAAATATTAGGgaaataaaattagattttaactttaatatttaataatataacgtATTGTTATACACTTATTGCaataaaccttaaaataaaagtagtttataggcctatttccttttagtaagcaagtaatggatttataggtgtgcattttaacttcttatgcatcaaatatgcactccaaacttcCAAATTGCTTTGTTGCtgatttttcttaccaatttttttttatgttttatctattattttctataaGCTGCTTCTGATCATTACATGTCCACACTTAGACATGTTTATGggattatattttttctaataataaattatgtaatacatttgaatgaaaaaaaaataaacattttccatAGTtctttcctaaatatttagaataattgttttggtacatcaaaaagtgtggttatgatgaccatctgacaagctaatctagctacaaatattgcttaaaatgtcactaaaaagcagtatttaaatgtcataattaaataaaaaattaggcaaataactgcaaaaaggtccactctatgagaaaaaagaaccaccccttttaccGGGCTGACTACAAGCCTGTATTTTATATCGAGAAATAAGTTTGTAATATAAgcgcgacatggtggctcagtggttagcactgtcgcctcacagcaagaaggccactggttctagtgtcggctgggtcagttggcatttctgtgtggagtttgcatgtactccacgtgttcgcgtgggtttcctccaggtgctccggtttccccctcagtccaaagacatgcgctatataggtgaattgaataaactaaattggccaaagtgtgtgtgtgtgtgtgtgtgtgtgtgtgtgtgtgtgtgtgtgtgtgtgtgtgtgtgtgtgagtgaatgaatgagtatgtatggatgttttccagtgatgggttgcagctggaagggctgtgtaaaacatatgctggataagttggcggttcattccgctgtgccgacccttgattaatacagggactaagccaaaggaaattgaattaatgaatgaagtctACAAAGTAACAGAAAATATACTTGCAGTTTATTACAacgtttttgtagtgtaatattcAACAATAtaccactttaaactattaaagatggtaataaaagttactttttcgacctttttaaggttaaaagttgttgaaagctGCCAGCCCTGCTGTTTGCAAAACCAGACAAGCCCATAGTCTCAAATAAATGAAGTACTGAAAAACTCGATTAGTATTTTAAACCAAGTGAGGAAAGTCTTGTCCCTACCAGAGACCTCTGTGTACATACCAATATGCGATAATTATCTTTTTTACCCCCACAATTTGATAGAACATTCTTTGTTTGGAAGGAGAAGGGTTTATGTTCCATAAAGGACTTGTTGAAGAGAGATTTGCATCATTCAGTCAGTTGAGAGAATtgaatttacccaattcactttttTTATTACTTGCAATTAGGACACTATGTGAAATCAAAAATTTGTAATTTTGAAGGTATCCCTGATAAACGTGTTTTTTTATGTCTTGTTGAACCCTCCCCAGTCCACTGATCTTATTTCAAATTTTGTTGGGTTGTTTGAAACCTTTGCCTCAACTTCTAATGAGAAATTTAAACTGGCTTGAGAGGATGAACTTGGAACTGAGATATCAGAGAAACTATGGTATAAGTGCCTGACTGCAGTACGATCCTGTTCGGTAACAGTAGGCACCAGTTAATACAGGTCATTCATCGCCTACACTATACCAGAACTAAATTACACAAAATTTTTCTCTCTATTTCACCTATGTGTGACAAGTGTAAAATTACAGAGGACAACACAGCTCATGCATTTTGGTTTTGCCCCTCTTAGTTAAATttttggacaaacatttttgatTTAAACTCCAAGGCCTATAATATTCCCCTCTAACCGGACACAGAGCTTGCTATTTTTGGTGTTTCAGAATACTCCTTCACTCTTCCAAAACATCTCCAACAAGCCCCTAGTCTAGGCATGACTGTGGCCAAGTGGCTAATACTAAAAAACTGAAAATCTCCTTCACCTCCTTCTTTTCGAACCTGATTTATGGATATGGCCTCCGTTATCCATTTGGAAAGGCTCAGATTTATCAGGTCCACTTCgaatgaaaaattctttgctacctgggaaccCTTTCTTAGATACTTAGACCTGAAACGTGCTCATTCCAAATCTGCACCCCTCATGAAAACTGACTGGCACACTACCTTTTTGATGTCTACATACTGTGTAACACTACATTTTGTATTTCCAACAGCTGAACCCACATGTATGGCAATTCATATTATATTTACCAGCAAAGTGTGTATATTCTGAgacaatattgttgttttttttctgttgtgcctaaaaaaccttaaaataaaagtatttaaaaaagttgttcagatcaagatcccataatgaaattaaaagcataaaaaaacctgaatcacaaaatactgaaaactgcatatttacatttattttctacaGTGTACTCAAGCTACTTTGTTTTCCACAGATGTCAGTGAAAGTTCCAACctggaggatgatgatgatgagtttGACCCCATCCCTGCCAGCGTGGCCACCACCATCACGACCACCGCGACGTCTGAACAGAGCACAGAGTCCTGTGACACGAGTCCTGATGTCATTTCTCCAACCATCAGCTGCTGTTCTGAAGACCCGTCGCAAGAGCACACTGACACACCAACTTCTGACAGCCACGAACAACCAGTGTTACAGGACGAGGGTCCGGATTCAGCCGACATTTAGGTTTATTTAATCCAGATGTCACTTAAAAAATTGTGCTGATGCAGGCTTGACGTTTACTATGCGAAAAATGTTTTTAGTGCTACTAATTCAGtgttatttaaaatgatgttttatgTTAGAGCTTTTCATATATAAAAATGGCTGCTGCTGTAATTGTGTTAAATTTATAGAACGATTCgggaaataaacaaatttaatacaAATCCAAAGATCAAGATGCATTTAAATATGATCATGTTTACCTGGTATTGTGTTTAAAATAGGTTagctttttttgtattatttttatggcaataaatgtcatgaaaTTTAAAGTGTGAGTTTACTGTTAGCTTTATACTATTCTTCTAAGAATAAAATGCatcttttaaatgtacattttaactgGATTTGTGGTTTCACTAAAAAaaaccaagaggcgacactcattagaatgttccattgcaactgcagcgcccagcaacagccccggattttGCCATTTTGGAGCGAAAgcggtcggctgtccattggattttattgctgtcgcgatggcaagcagctgctgttttttatttatttatttaaaaagaacattaaagctgagatacaacctgacaGACGACGATACATCACTTACGATctcaatcatcagcacttttaatagtttattttacagacttataatatgctgttgttctagtggaactttcattccaaaatggccgctgcTTCATCTAGTGGCTAGCATCGTCTCTTGGTGACTCTATGCTCTTTGCTAAAAcagataatttaaaaaatgctgaaagATAAGCAATGTGGAAGAACAATTCTAAAAAAAActctgttaaaacatgttagcaatgctAGCAATGTTGAAATCAATATGTTAGCATGTTAACAActtcttaaaatgttaacattattGTAGGGATTTCCCAATCAAGTTTTTTTGCAttcgagtctgagtcatttgattttgagtatctaccgatacctgatccaatacaatacaaaaaagaataaaaaaagagcgaagaaacagatccaggatgttccttattttttatttaattcaccttattttaacattcaacaacaaacagagcacttctgtgaggtagcttgaacaatcaagtaataaataacaacaattcTTCTCTTTTAGACTTTAGTGCAAcataaaaaatcttaatataaaacaaatagcaccttagCTTAAAATGCTCGGCagacaatcccaagtttacatatctcacagtttgctatggcaatgttatCATCATCAATTttatacctccagactgcagacatactcgtgctttccgcttcaagctgcttcggTGTTCTACTGTGCTGGCATTTAACCAGTAGTGTCTCTGCAACAAAATTATGTCATGCCGCATGCGTTGCTGTTTGTGTGataagtcaagaaagaggtctaactctgtgccaccgcataacactagatgtgtttaaaaaaatgcgaatatatatacataaacatatatttgagtcctgatcgggaggcaATGTCCGATTCCGGTCGAGTCTGAAACTGTGAAAGTCTGATCacatgatcagatctggacatcgcTACATTATAGCAGCATAGTAAACTTTCTTAAAGCATGATAGCAATATTTATGAACCTTACTAAAAAACAATTATGTAAATGAACCATGgttttgataaaaataataatatactgaatattataatattataattaaattattattattattcaaaataaattacaaatcaatcaaatgtgaagacacaactggagtgatacaAGATCTTCTAGGAAATCTTTAGCATGAATTCATATGACAATTCTAGAGAACACAAAAAAAGTACAGAATAATCTTTTGTCAGAGACCGGACTGATGGTGGAGAATTCatattatacaaacaaattaacttgCATCCCATGTTTAGTCAAAATATGATCATCATCACAATACTTAAACATTAGTTTTGCAGAGTTCTAAAACTTGCTGACAcctaaattaaattgtaaattaaaggctgttacgccagtttcacaatgtttttttcGGCATGCATGTCAAACAACAGGGATTCACACTGTGAGCAGGAGCAATGTGTGAAGCACACGGAAATGGTTTATTGTGCATATGCATCAGCTTGTATtcgattaaactacattgctttcgcAAGCGTTGATTTGGTTGTACATGGGGAATattgtctttattctgggattaccactcttaattaaTACACTTACATATAAAGTAAACTAAATGcctttactggggcactggccaTTTTTACTAATTTTCAGATACATTTTCAATGATGCTCCTTCTTCTGCCTGTTGTGGTTCTATTACttacaatttaaataactgccacagagaagacatctatctaacaatctatgcccaccaccacccccttcctcttggaaggacatccatccatgcaccTATCTATCTGCCTTTGAAGGATATTCCTGATCATCCGTTTCCAGTCATTgttgaggtgtgtgattcctattTTTATCCACATGCACTCCAGTCTGTAAAAGATAAAGACAGGACTAAGAGCTCTACATGGGTGCTGAGCTCCAGCAATGTGCAAGCTGTTCCCCTACAGTGGGAACTATGACATGTGTCTACTGACACTTTGGGAGTTCGTTAGATGTCCAATgactctgaagagtaagaaaacggGCCAGTGAATGCCTATGAGTTGTCAGAGCTCAGCTCCGCAGGTGCTGGTGATTAATCATTAGTAGAGTATATAACCAGTGCATGTGGAGCGATCTGTTAGACTTTTCACTTCAGAGCCTCACGAGAGACTGAAGAGAACCTTCTGCTAAGCTGTCTTCCAGAAAAAAGCAGCTTTCCATTCAGTGCGAGTGATGACGCATAGAGTGGCGGCTGTACTGGGTCCAATTCCCTTCCCTGGTGGCTTAAAGAGCAGTTTCAAATAAAAGACAGATTCCCCTAATAAAGCAACAGGGTCGAGCAGCACGTCTTTTTAAAGATTTCATTCCGACCGTACGTTTCTGGGTGCTGTGGTTTCCTCTATCGGGATGACGGACATACGTATTTTCACACGTCTGGGGTCCGACATGTTGAGGTGGTGCTTGTAGACAGCTCATGCCCTCACTGCGAGGGCATTACTGTTGCGCAACGGAGGTTGCAGTGCACTCTTGCATTAGGGTAAGTGAGTT
This window contains:
- the kxd1 gene encoding kxDL motif-containing protein 1, with protein sequence MEPTASGIFCNRMLSMVNSEDVNAIIQAQRHMLDRFEKTNEMLINFNGLSNVRLQQMNEHFLMHTRTLIEMKKDLDSIFRRIRTLKGKVAKQYPEAFSNVSESSNLEDDDDEFDPIPASVATTITTTATSEQSTESCDTSPDVISPTISCCSEDPSQEHTDTPTSDSHEQPVLQDEGPDSADI